In Quercus robur chromosome 10, dhQueRobu3.1, whole genome shotgun sequence, a genomic segment contains:
- the LOC126703641 gene encoding probable inactive receptor kinase At1g48480 — MRPQTLPILVFTFLTILFPFSKPDLASDRSALLALRSAVGGRTLLWNITETSPCLWAGVICEQNRVAVLRLPGVALSGQLPNGIFGNLTRLRTLSLRLNALTGSPPSDLAACVNLRNLYLQGNLFSGDIPEFLFTLHDLVRLNLASNNFSGEISSGFNNLTRLKTLFLEGNSLTGSIPPGFDVPSLQQFNVSNNELNGSVPSKLQAFSKDSFLGTSLCGGPLDSCPGNATIPSAGGGGGGGPGGGSNKKKKLSGGAIAGIAIGSVLGFLLLVAILIFLCRKKSSSKKGSTVDIATVKHPEAEISGEKSVREVENGGYGNGYSVAAAAAAAMTGTAKAEANGGGAGAKKLVFFGNAARVFDLEDLLRASAEVLGKGTFGTAYKAVLEMGTVVAVKRLKDVTITEKEFRDKIESVGAMDHQNLVPLRAYYFSRDEKLLVYDYMAMGSLSALLHGNKGAGRTPLNWEIRSAIALGAARGIEYLHSQGANISHGNIKSSNILLTKSYDARVSDFGLAHLVGPSATPNRVAGYRAPEVTDPRKVSQKADVYSFGVLLLELLTGKAPTHALLNEEGVDLPRWVQSIVREEWTSEVFDLELLRYQSVEEEMVQLLQLAVDCAAQYPDKRPSMSEATRRIEELCRSSLREDHDPQPDYINVAADDVSSR; from the exons ATGAGGCCTCAAACGCTTCCCATTTTGGTTTTTACATTTCTCACAATATTGTTCCCTTTTTCAAAACCAGATCTGGCTTCTGACCGATCTGCACTCTTGGCTCTTCGCTCTGCTGTCGGTGGGAGAACCCTTCTATGGAACATAACAGAGACCAGTCCATGCCTTTGGGCTGGTGTTATTTGTGAGCAAAACCGAGTCGCAGTGCTCCGTCTTCCTGGTGTGGCTCTCTCAGGCCAACTTCCCAATGGCATTTTCGGAAACCTCACTCGTCTCCGCACTCTCAGTCTTCGTCTCAACGCTCTTACTGGTTCACCTCCTTCTGATCTCGCTGCTTGCGTCAACTTGCGCAACCTGTACTTGCAAGGTAATCTCTTTTCCGGTGATATACCAGAGTTTCTGTTTACTCTTCATGACCTTGTTCGGCTTAACCTTGCTTCCAACAATTTCTCTGGGGAGATCTCTTCGGGTTTCAACAATTTGACAAGGCTAAAGACTTTGTTTTTGGAGGGTAATTCACTGACCGGTTCGATTCCACCCGGGTTTGATGTTCCAAGTCTTCAGCAGTTCAATGTGTCCAACAATGAGCTTAATGGGTCTGTGCCAAGCAAATTGCAGGCTTTTTCGAAGGATTCGTTTTTGGGTACCTCACTTTGTGGGGGTCCCTTAGACTCTTGCCCTGGAAATGCCACTATTCCAAGCGctggcggtggcggtggcggtggccCTGGCGGTGGaagcaacaagaagaagaagttgtcTGGTGGTGCAATTGCGGGTATTGCAATTGGATCTGTATTGGGTTTTCTGTTACTAGTAgcaattttgatatttttgtgcCGAAAGAAGAGTAGTAGTAAGAAGGGGAGCACGGTCGACATTGCTACGGTGAAGCACCCAGAAGCGGAGATTTCCGGCGAGAAATCAGTGAGGGAGGTTGAGAATGGCGGGTATGGAAATGGGTATTCGGTGGCTGCTGCGGCAGCTGCGGCTATGACCGGGACCGCGAAGGCGGAAGCAAACGGTGGAGGGGCTGGTGCTAAGAAGTTGGTGTTTTTCGGGAATGCGGCAAGGGTGTTCGATTTGGAGGATTTGTTGAGGGCCTCGGCGGAGGTGTTGGGGAAGGGGACTTTCGGGACGGCCTACAAGGCGGTTTTGGAGATGGGGACGGTTGTGGCTGTGAAGAGGTTGAAGGATGTGACAATTACTGAGAAGGAGTTCAGGGACAAGATTGAGTCTGTGGGAGCAATGGATCATCAGAATTTGGTCCCTCTCAGGGCTTATTATTTTAGCAGGGACGAGAAGCTGCTTGTCTATGATTACATGGCTATGGGAAGCTTATCTGCTCTCTTACATG GAAACAAAGGAGCAGGAAGAACTCCATTGAATTGGGAAATCAGGTCTGCCATTGCCCTTGGAGCTGCTCGTGGCATTGAATATCTGCACTCTCAAGGCGCCAACATCTCTCATGGAAACATAAAATCTTCCAATATCCTTCTCACCAAATCCTATGATGCCCGAGTTTCAGATTTTGGTCTTGCACACCTTGTTGGGCCCTCCGCCACTCCCAACCGAGTTGCTGGCTACCGTGCCCCTGAAGTCACTGACCCTCGGAAAGTGTCCCAGAAGgcagatgtttatagttttggcGTATTGCTCTTGGAACTGCTAACTGGGAAGGCCCCCACTCATGCCCTTTTGAATGAGGAAGGAGTTGACCTACCCAGATGGGTGCAGTCCATAGTTCGAGAGGAGTGGACTTCTGAGGTTTTTGATCTTGAGCTCCTCAGGTACCAGAGTGTCGAGGAGGAGATGGTTCAGCTCTTGCAGCTTGCAGTAGATTGTGCAGCCCAATATCCCGACAAACGCCCATCCATGTCTGAAGCAACAAGACGCATTGAGGAATTATGCCGTTCTAGCTTGCGAGAAGATCACGACCCACAACCCGATTACATCAATGTTGCAGCAGATGATGTGTCTTCTCGGTGA